AATATATCAAATTTATACCCACCTTGCACAACGTCAGAGGTTTTGTGGAACCATCGATGTGAAAAAGGTCTTGACAAGAGAATAAAGGGATCGAGCATCTGACATTAGAGGAGGTAAGTTTGAAATAAATCAAGTGGATGAGAGAATTCATGGAGTGGGTTTTATCGGTTGAAGATGAAGCTGCCATTGGGCTGCCTCACTGCCTGAAAGAGAACACATAGGTCGGAGAAGATGAAACGAGGAGGGAAAGGCAGAATTGGAAGCCGAAGTGGGGGAGTCTTCAACCGGTGTATGATACCATGTGGGTTTTATTATTTGAATTGAACTAGCATTAAGatccgcgcgcgttgcggcgcggatTCTTCGCAAAtatcgaatggattagtccaaacgttatgtgatgcgttaaccatatgaaaacacgcaTTTTGACGTATTGATtaaactcaatgtaacctatataagcattgcgattggatcaaaacataaagtagaTCAAATTATAGAGTaaaatcataacgtattatatatCACCCgagtcatacatagaaaacgtaacgggtataaCGCAAAAGTTGACAGGTATAATGAAAAGAAATTAATTAGAGcttttaaaaaaaggaaaaaagaaacCACAATTTTACTCCACTTGGATCCAAAGAAAATTTACAAAACGTTCATAAAATAatcacgaaaacatattatatttgatccAACTCGTTTTGCCGCACTCGTTGTAGATTttcatgaggttttttaagatataaaatTACTTGGATCCAAACACAATTTACAAAACATTCATAAAATAATCACGAAAACATTCTTTGCCTTTACATTTTAGGACACGCGCGTTGCGACGAATTGTCAAATGGAGAAAAATAGACGCATTGCGATTGGCATGTTAAACGGgaaaaaaacgttgaaccccacacgcacgttgcggcatgttaactcgcaaaatataaaaagaaacgtaaaacgaaaaacttgcgaaagatgaaaagtatgggggatcaaagttgaaaatataaaagtgttggtgttaaattgtaaaaggagttaaaatgtaaaagataaaactttttgggttaaaagtgaaaaatgtaacttttttttttgaaaacccccaATGCATATATTACAACAATATAAAGCAACAACTTGTTGCAAATTTATAATATGAAAATACCCCAATGAAGGGGAGAAGACTACATATACACAAGACAATTACAAATACAGGTACAAAGAATGAGAAATTTACAAATAACTTCAATGACAATTTATAATCTAACACTTTTAAGATACTCTACAACATATAATAATGCACTTGAATATATGATAGACATAAAAACGAAATAACATGTTCAAATGTGGGAAAACTTATGCTTTGTGCAGTAAAAGTTGTACCATTGTGTTTTATATAAGTGAAGGAACATCAAAATTCTTCATCTTCTTATTGAGTTAACAACATGtacaactaaaaacacaaactcATGAATCAAAGAATGAACTAATCACTAGTGGTCAGATTATAGTCAGTACTAGATATATTGCAAAAAACACAATGATCCAACAAAATCTTCCTAACAATACTCCCTTCTTCAATCTCCAACCCTCTACTTTCCTTATTCCAAAGATGAAGTGCATAACTCTGGTTCCTAATCTGCTCATACTTCACCTTCAACCACCTCGCATCCGACTCATTCTTCGCCCCACGAAACAGCACCCGAACCCTGTCCCAATTCATCGGATAAAACGCCATAGGCGGCATCACCGTAAAGTTATACCCAGGCCTCCCTTGAACCCTGGACACCACTCTAGAAACCAAATAAGGCCCATTATGCCCCCACTTGTTCCCATTAAATGTCAATGCAAACTCCTCAATAAACTTGTAAACCAAAGGATGCATTTTATCAAAAACCATAACCGCATTATTCAACCTACTCCAATTCTTTGAACCTTGATCAACTGATTGTGCCCCAATTGAGTTCTTTAGTTCACTAAAACTTTTCAATATTACCACATCAAAATCTACATAAACGCCACCGTATTTGTACAACAAACAAAGCCGAAGCAGGTTCGATATGTTCTGCCCTAACGGAATGATACCCGTACGAATATGACCTCTAACGAGGCGTGTAAACCACGTTTCCGCCATGGTTTTCTTGCACAAGAAGTTGAAATCTGGCGCTATTGCGGTCACTCGAAAGCCTTTTTCGACAAAGGGTTGTAATATCTGTCGACCTTTGATCGAATCCAGTGAGTTTGATGCGATTAAAAGGCACCCGTTTGGATGCGATTTGAAGATTGATTCGATCGAGTGAAACGCGCGTTCGTTGAATGAGGTTAAGGATGATATCCACGTCATGAAGAACCGGATGTGACATGACGACGTCGTTTCGTTGTTCTTGGTGAAAAACTGTTTCACTCTCGCCGGAAAGTTGTTTCTCCGGCGGCCGGAATATCCGATCAGCAGTTTTAAGAGCTTCTTGTTACGGTTGGCTGATAAATTCTCCGATTCGATCTCGAAACTGTGAGATTTACGTAAAAGCGGTAAGAAAGTATTAGGGTTAGGGTAATTAGGGTTTACGAAGTTTGTTGAATCTCCGGCGGTCGCAGAGGCAGCGGCGgaggcggcggtggtggtgggggtgggagGGGGTGGTGACGAAACGACGTCGTCCGAGGTGGTGTCTTCTTGTACAGAGATGAGGTTTCTTGAGGGTTTTGCCGGTGAGTTAACGGCGAGTGAGGGAATCTTGACGGAGAAAATGGAGGCGCCGTTAAAGGATAacaggaagaggaagaggagtgAGAGGAGGACAAAGAGTGAGCGTTTGTTGGTGGAGGTTAGGGTGGTGAGATTGGGTGGATTGTGTGTCATTGTTGGTGGTGGTTTGACGGTGGTTAATGGTGGTTATGGGGTGGGTTGcggttttagagagagagggtGAGTTTGCATGGTGAGATTTGACGTGAAAGAATGAAGGGTGGTTATATATAGTAGTTGTAACGTGTAAATAGAAATAAGTTAATGACTTGTTCAATGAAGTAGAATGGCTTTACTTATTTTAGTAAAACTAGACAAAAAATAGTATATAATTGTAATAAAAAGTAGTGTGAATGATAGAAGTTGACTTGATATATTGCATGTAACCATAGGAAAGAATCCTATATTTATTGGGTTACATTTCTATCATAGCATATAACCTTTTATCTTTTCTAAAAGATAATTTTCATAATGCTATGCGTAACTTGATCACGCCCCTATCACGGTTGCCCTGATTTAACATTAAACAATTATTTGTGGGGCGTGATTGAAGGCGTTAGGGTGGAAAGAGTTAGCAAGCGTGAAGGAGAAGGGGTAGTGGGCCATTAGGCCTTACTGAACCAACCAATCAACTTAtttctttcctttttcttttttttatttattatttttttagatGGTAGGTAGTAAAAACTTATGAAATCATACACACTAAAGGTAAAAAAAAGTGAGTCATTGTGTCTACATATAAGTGATGTGACACTCACTTTATTATGTGacactaaaaaaaattaaagccATAACACATGATCTAAGGGTTGGCGCATATGACAAATGGTTCGACCTTCACTTATGGACTTATGGTTTGTGGTGGTGAAGGAAGAAGGTGCCATTTAGGATTCACATTAACTCATACACAATAGCGCCACCCAAGAATCACAGTGTGAAAGGAGACGGattaatttttaataatatttgttATTATTTTTGGAGTCAATCACAAAGCAACACCTTATGACCTTTCACTAACTATAACACCCCTCAAGTGAATATGAAAGGAAAAGTTATCCTTCTACACGGTGTCACTTTTCACATTCACTAAGCATAACACATGGTGttataaaaaaaacttataaTGCACGATCACTTTTAGTCATGTATGTGCTATAATTTTGCATTTCTATCAAATAATAAACAAGTATATTCACATTAGGGTGGACTAGGCACCTCCTAGATGAAGGTTCGTGTTCAAGTGATGGCACTAGAACACCATGGCAAGTCCTCTTGTTCGTAAAAGAGGAATTAGGGTAAAACTTGTTTGACTTTATTCATTACTCAGCTTATATACATACAGAGAAACGGATTAACTAACTGACCTAACTAACTTACTAACCTGCCTATATATATTAACAAACTTATTTATTGTAACTAACTATACTAACACCCCCCCCTCAAGTTGGAGGTTGTAAAACACCCAACTTGGAAACCAAATGTTGATGTTGTGGTCGAGGAAGACTCTTTGTCAAAAGATCAGCAAGTTGCTCAGTTGAAGAAGTATGCGTTAAGGAGATCAATCCAGCTTGTAACTTTTCACGAACAAAGTGACAATCAAGCTCTATGTGTTTGGTGCGTTCGTGAAAAACAGGGTTTTTAGCAATATGTATCGCAGCTTGGCTGTCACATTTAACTGCTATAGGCAAAACATTGGGAACATGAAATTCGTGTAACAAACGAGTGAGCCAGGTAAGTTCAGCAGTGACTCGTCGAAGAGACCGGTATTCTGCTTCTGCAGAACTCAAAGAAACAGTATTTTGTTTCTTAGATTTCCAAGAAATCGGGCTACCACCAAGAGAGATATAATAACCACTAACAGAGCGTCTTGTATTCGGGCAAGAAGCCCAATCAGAATCGCAGTATGCAGTGAGAACCAAATCATCGGTTTTATTAAAAAACAAGCCTTGGGAATAAGTACCTTGAACATAAGCAAGGGTATGTAATGCAGCATCCCAATGAGGTACGCGAGGATCCTGCATAAATTGACTAAGAAATTGCACTGCAAAGGCCAAGTCAGGTCGGGTATGTGTGAGGTAATTCAATTTACCCACAAGACGTCTGTACATCAAAGGATCAGAAAATGGGAGCCCATCACTGGTCTTAAGTTGTAAATTCGGAGGTAAAGGGCAAGAAGTTGTAGAAGGATTGACAGGAAGAAATTCAGAGACCAAATCCTTTGCGAATTTTCGTTGAGTCATAATAAGACCATGTGAATGTTGCAAGATCTCAATGCCAAGGAAGTAATTGAGCAGCCCTAAATCCTTGATTTTAAAAGTGGAATGGAGAAATGATTTGAGAGTATTTATTTCATCAGAATTATTTCCGGTAAGCAagatatcatcaac
This is a stretch of genomic DNA from Helianthus annuus cultivar XRQ/B chromosome 16, HanXRQr2.0-SUNRISE, whole genome shotgun sequence. It encodes these proteins:
- the LOC110915918 gene encoding lactosylceramide 4-alpha-galactosyltransferase gives rise to the protein MTHNPPNLTTLTSTNKRSLFVLLSLLFLFLLSFNGASIFSVKIPSLAVNSPAKPSRNLISVQEDTTSDDVVSSPPPPTPTTTAASAAASATAGDSTNFVNPNYPNPNTFLPLLRKSHSFEIESENLSANRNKKLLKLLIGYSGRRRNNFPARVKQFFTKNNETTSSCHIRFFMTWISSLTSFNERAFHSIESIFKSHPNGCLLIASNSLDSIKGRQILQPFVEKGFRVTAIAPDFNFLCKKTMAETWFTRLVRGHIRTGIIPLGQNISNLLRLCLLYKYGGVYVDFDVVILKSFSELKNSIGAQSVDQGSKNWSRLNNAVMVFDKMHPLVYKFIEEFALTFNGNKWGHNGPYLVSRVVSRVQGRPGYNFTVMPPMAFYPMNWDRVRVLFRGAKNESDARWLKVKYEQIRNQSYALHLWNKESRGLEIEEGSIVRKILLDHCVFCNISSTDYNLTTSD